Proteins encoded within one genomic window of Anopheles gambiae chromosome 3, idAnoGambNW_F1_1, whole genome shotgun sequence:
- the LOC5668226 gene encoding protein kinase C and casein kinase II substrate protein 3 isoform X1 produces MSHHSDDQLLQAGSDSFWELNNYKRTTKRIEDGYKLCTELQTLIQERAEIEKAYAKNLKAWSKKWGELIEKGPEYGTTEAAWKGMLTEAERLSDLHLKIKANLCTDVTLQIKEWQKDNYHKSMMQIKERKEMEDQFKRAQKPWAKLLASAEKAKADYHAACKMEKSATNQERNASSDSSMSNDQLKKMQERVQKLKDDVAKSRDRYEQTLSEIKEYNPVYIESMTNVFRKCQEMEETRLCFFKNVLFSIHKCLNISEDPSLPQIYKEFHHTINNADHQKDLKWWSNNHGVNMGMSWPTFVEYTEEFRDIAKGIKSKEALPAAPITLIHQRPVAEDVHEYPPPPPANNNRLLGGGNRNSTALSISNSTSNNRTTTPTPNNDSPKSETASTKNEVATTPTRNSPARAAPGGAVVTNGNSGTNGKANDSNPFEEEEEWDEGDGHDNLLVDNGEPGVPVKALYDYEGAESDELTFKQGDLFEKLEDEDEQGWCKGRKDGRVGLYPANYVEVVAT; encoded by the exons ATGTCACATCACAGCGACGATCAGCTGCTGCAGGCCGGCAGTGACTCTTTCTGGGAACTGAACAATTACAAACGCACCACCAAGCGGATAGAGGACGGTTACAA ACTATGTACGGAGCTGCAAACGTTGATTCAGGAGCGTGCCGAAATTGAAAAAGCATATGCCAAAAATTTAAAAGCATGGTCAAAGAAGTGGGGCGAATTGATCGAGAAAG GACCAGAGTACGGCACAACAGAAGCCGCCTGGAAGGGAATGCTTACTGAGGCGGAACGGCTTTCGGACctgcatttaaaaatcaaagcCAACCTGTGCACCGACGTCACACTCCAGATTAAAGAATGGCAAAAGGATAACTATCACAAG TCGATGATGCAAATTAAGGAGCGCAAAGAAATGGAAGACCAGTTCAAGCGGGCACAGAAACCATGGGCGAAGCTGCTAGCAAGTGCGGAAAAAGCCAAAGCAGATTACCACGCAGCAtgtaaaatggaaaaatcTGCCACCAATCAGGAACGCAACGCCTCCAGCGACTCATCAATGTCGAACGATCAG TTGAAAAAGATGCAAGAAAGGGTACAGAAGCTTAAGGACGATGTGGCGAAGAGTCGCGACCGGTACGAACAAACGCTCAGCGAGATCAAAGAATACAACCCCGTGTACATCGAGAGCATGACGAACGTGTTCCGGAAGTGCCAAGAGATGGAGGAGACCCGGTTGTGCTTCTTCAAGAACGTACTGTTTTCCATACACAAATGCCTGAACATTTCCGAGGATCCGAGTTTGCCACAAATCTACAAAGAGTTCCACCACACGATCAACAATGCCGATCACCAGAAGGATCTCAAGTGGTGGTCTAACAACCACGGCGTCAACATGGGTATGAGCTGGCCAACGTTCGTG GAGTACACGGAAGAGTTCCGCGACATTGCGAAGGGCATCAAATCCAAAGAAGCTTTGCCCGCAGCGCCGATCACGCTCATTCATCAGCGACCCGTGGCCGAAGATGTGCAt GAATatccgccaccgccgccggccAACAATAATCGGCTACTTGGAGGAGGCAATCGCAACAGTACGGCCCTTAGTATTAGCAACTCGACTAGCAACAaccgcaccaccaccccgACACCGAATAACGATTCGCCCAAATCGGAAACGGCTTCGACGAAGAATGAAGTGGCCACTACCCCTACCCGAAACTCACCTGCCCGTGCTGCTCCTGGCGGAGCGGTCGTCAC CAATGGCAACTCTGGAACGAACGGTAAAGCGAACGACAGCAATCCCTtcgaagaggaggaagagtgGGATGAGGGTGACGGTCATGATAATCTGCTCGTGGATAACGGTGAACCTGGCGTCCCGGTGAAGGCGCTGTACGATTACGAAGGTGCTGAAAGCGATGAGCTTACGTTCAAGCAGG GCGATTTGTTCGAAAAGCTAGAAGATGAAGATGAGCAAGGCTGGTGCAAGGGACGAAAGGACGGGCGAGTAGGACTGTATCCGGCGAACTACGTGGAAGTGGTGGCAACGTAA
- the LOC5668226 gene encoding protein kinase C and casein kinase substrate in neurons protein 1 isoform X2, with protein sequence MSHHSDDQLLQAGSDSFWELNNYKRTTKRIEDGYKLCTELQTLIQERAEIEKAYAKNLKAWSKKWGELIEKGPEYGTTEAAWKGMLTEAERLSDLHLKIKANLCTDVTLQIKEWQKDNYHKSMMQIKERKEMEDQFKRAQKPWAKLLASAEKAKADYHAACKMEKSATNQERNASSDSSMSNDQLKKMQERVQKLKDDVAKSRDRYEQTLSEIKEYNPVYIESMTNVFRKCQEMEETRLCFFKNVLFSIHKCLNISEDPSLPQIYKEFHHTINNADHQKDLKWWSNNHGVNMGMSWPTFVEYPPPPPANNNRLLGGGNRNSTALSISNSTSNNRTTTPTPNNDSPKSETASTKNEVATTPTRNSPARAAPGGAVVTNGNSGTNGKANDSNPFEEEEEWDEGDGHDNLLVDNGEPGVPVKALYDYEGAESDELTFKQGDLFEKLEDEDEQGWCKGRKDGRVGLYPANYVEVVAT encoded by the exons ATGTCACATCACAGCGACGATCAGCTGCTGCAGGCCGGCAGTGACTCTTTCTGGGAACTGAACAATTACAAACGCACCACCAAGCGGATAGAGGACGGTTACAA ACTATGTACGGAGCTGCAAACGTTGATTCAGGAGCGTGCCGAAATTGAAAAAGCATATGCCAAAAATTTAAAAGCATGGTCAAAGAAGTGGGGCGAATTGATCGAGAAAG GACCAGAGTACGGCACAACAGAAGCCGCCTGGAAGGGAATGCTTACTGAGGCGGAACGGCTTTCGGACctgcatttaaaaatcaaagcCAACCTGTGCACCGACGTCACACTCCAGATTAAAGAATGGCAAAAGGATAACTATCACAAG TCGATGATGCAAATTAAGGAGCGCAAAGAAATGGAAGACCAGTTCAAGCGGGCACAGAAACCATGGGCGAAGCTGCTAGCAAGTGCGGAAAAAGCCAAAGCAGATTACCACGCAGCAtgtaaaatggaaaaatcTGCCACCAATCAGGAACGCAACGCCTCCAGCGACTCATCAATGTCGAACGATCAG TTGAAAAAGATGCAAGAAAGGGTACAGAAGCTTAAGGACGATGTGGCGAAGAGTCGCGACCGGTACGAACAAACGCTCAGCGAGATCAAAGAATACAACCCCGTGTACATCGAGAGCATGACGAACGTGTTCCGGAAGTGCCAAGAGATGGAGGAGACCCGGTTGTGCTTCTTCAAGAACGTACTGTTTTCCATACACAAATGCCTGAACATTTCCGAGGATCCGAGTTTGCCACAAATCTACAAAGAGTTCCACCACACGATCAACAATGCCGATCACCAGAAGGATCTCAAGTGGTGGTCTAACAACCACGGCGTCAACATGGGTATGAGCTGGCCAACGTTCGTG GAATatccgccaccgccgccggccAACAATAATCGGCTACTTGGAGGAGGCAATCGCAACAGTACGGCCCTTAGTATTAGCAACTCGACTAGCAACAaccgcaccaccaccccgACACCGAATAACGATTCGCCCAAATCGGAAACGGCTTCGACGAAGAATGAAGTGGCCACTACCCCTACCCGAAACTCACCTGCCCGTGCTGCTCCTGGCGGAGCGGTCGTCAC CAATGGCAACTCTGGAACGAACGGTAAAGCGAACGACAGCAATCCCTtcgaagaggaggaagagtgGGATGAGGGTGACGGTCATGATAATCTGCTCGTGGATAACGGTGAACCTGGCGTCCCGGTGAAGGCGCTGTACGATTACGAAGGTGCTGAAAGCGATGAGCTTACGTTCAAGCAGG GCGATTTGTTCGAAAAGCTAGAAGATGAAGATGAGCAAGGCTGGTGCAAGGGACGAAAGGACGGGCGAGTAGGACTGTATCCGGCGAACTACGTGGAAGTGGTGGCAACGTAA
- the LOC133392804 gene encoding uncharacterized protein LOC133392804, with amino-acid sequence MAPRKNTKKQPKPTARARKQTVERTPSPPKSADLELAYRPLKTVNELRNVMGDESDDQTTTGSVMESYRDSTTQSRPNFSFLPSHKHSSPNNHGNKRTATAAADQPPATVHRLTSMSTVPNTGLEHEDTESEPGPSTSRRRSSRSERDETGGSSISAAANTGRNSTKGKPSRNRKQKIPTNLNVLKEIHRLQGTVHNLIPKLSFGRLIREVLSEYSHRSLKVTPQMLECLQESAEVYLMQVFSDSYRCTLHRGRVTLIPKDMELALMLRRN; translated from the coding sequence ATGGCACCGCGgaaaaacaccaaaaagcAACCGAAACCGACGGCACGCGCCCGGAAGCAAACGGTGGAACGTACACCAAGTCCACCGAAAAGTGCTGACCTAGAGCTAGCTTACCGGCCCTTGAAAACCGTCAATGAGCTTCGTAATGTGATGGGCGACGAATCGGACGACCAGACAACCACCGGGAGTGTGATGGAATCGTACCGCGACAGTACAACCCAATCGCGGCCTAACTTTTCCTTTCTGCCGTCGCATAAACACTCCAGCCCAAACAATCACGGCAATAAACggaccgccaccgccgccgctgaCCAACCTCCAGCGACGGTACACCGGCTCACCAGCATGTCCACCGTCCCCAACACTGGACTGGAACACGAGGACACTGAATCCGAACCCGGTCCCAGCACCAGCCGCCGAAGATCATCCCGAAGCGAACGCGACGAGACAGGCGGCAGCAGCATATCCGCCGCTGCCAACACTGGACGGAATTCAACCAAAGGGAAGCCTTCCAGAAATCGAAAGCAGAAAATCCCTACCAATCTGAATGTGCTGAAAGAAATCCATAGGCTGCAAGGGACGGTGCACAATCTGATTCCCAAGCTAAGCTTCGGACGCTTGATCCGCGAAGTATTGAGCGAATATTCACACCGTTCCCTGAAGGTGACTCCGCAGATGCTGGAATGTTTGCAGGAATCGGCCGAAGTGTACCTAATGCAGGTGTTCAGTGACTCCTATCGTTGCACCCTTCACCGGGGCCGAGTGACGCTCATTCCCAAAGACATGGAGCTGGCTTTGATGCTGCGTCGCAATTga
- the LOC5668227 gene encoding integrator complex subunit 1, which yields MDRGKSGPGIRSTKKQQLSHPQAELYALGSKSSVGGSRGDDAKSRVVVGGVVSDRKREATSSLAMGSGSGPASAKKIKLASGASASMVGGSSSGLAGVSGVGTSKISSGGDSSSSSSILEYWEQCAMECESVDLASTVLSAIEQQDSDSVVGYICGAIKLLISPKSKSESVLSLSLSYLARLRPHLFCNETITSALIAVLKRDSGGNAFKGRNNPTMHILACNLLARGYSDKKQWPESFIRTYIDDAINDRVWVDYEECAPFTDNIVAAFGTKIPPKWMLQPELSTLNPTTRDGTLPDDEHSTDSGMFGDALGKDPDANPPRFAHMREQLERMVMDAVKDQLNRRQGPDCSTKNFLRFLSLTCGILEVRAFVVPRLEMWIHNGKLVKPVQELLTFLCYNVTGQSPKEHEVLSNLAKVRLKSKPLINIFMIGLKEMINCQPEILTPLLKYVVQNELSNARNPNNMGMLAMMFQTKPTESAANLAEIYQEFLLQREDVLRTLRFFLRELVKMLRYDINLTVFCKMLLQNRADLTPQIASSEFRDRIFHSIVDLVCLCMFLSVSPQIREANVSIRSGRETKGSSALSAFYQQQSIIQDQALAWMKDVVPRVYKPISANDYKAALHKLLLLDSPEAYAKGDQWPPEPERAPLLRMVSEIPLQENLMLCILLIGIEKEIPFSIQDTMEITEQLVRRAGSLRHMDYPPLEITDLKIIELLFKMSEYHHPDNIVLPSNYEPPNLAISSLYWKTWIILLLISAHNPSSFGSFCWEQYPMLRLLMEMCITNQIGPPKPSEEELAVATLEKAQILEFENHLASNPITEQNSLLLSQLILMDPRGVARRPPNPVLDQIQQLNVSHRLGHLLCRSRKPDLLLEIIQRQGTSQSMPWLADLVQNSEGDFNHLPVQCLCEFLLANSGSVIVEASREAELLLYLQRVLQDETGEHQMMIGEVLEYFLRRLSSFSSASRQSAIRGLKLLLKVFQEEHDPGATVPIEANNGDWLLRYLPMIPHFPYVRPSVIVQLRAACQVENIPELVMVYIQFVAAHSAMDGEEAMLEHVMDMSHLIVERTTVFANIIPTLADPSEQRIQTLNCLFVMFNNFLIKLRDAKVIPHAFTEYPDLLLVQFADESQCHIHLNIIQAFVILLTHSSFISVAGQILDYWFPEGAPPPQAFTVDGSEPVCILPDWLKLKMIRSNVERLVDAALQGLTPDQIVLFVQNFGTPISSMSKLLALLDRAVIVQYEAVNAAILNKSYLAQLIEIQQARGAKNGHISVEALELLPQQLAAGGEQKMSIDDEKDVKPSLGTSAEGSVMEAYRIELLPASNSSTDGRRSVSSDARPASGSKTKEIEEAVELVLSCALKFNRPAMAKYRKLIQRLMNSASKSQEYAANKSIAYLGRLLKSQQGQGLIKGLVQNSQIVCFFRALLETPLEKFENLNYLLHVLDEIIRCVNPASNTVLLEVLVSKRAQLIRHAQKESGGVANGAGAGGKHDASVGSSSSAAFGSDLLQVLSTTRSADVERKGMQQLWRTSREGLISVASTMLKGNGIKRDVVDGERELEGGNKCGLLVDWVADADSELIRVNKEQQMELLFSRSLSNSRPYLLSLMSHQASWATLYQTVDLLMGSFNAEYDPTSVLDFIDTLTRNPRLWQGRDKAVPKHEQIEYIVTLTAPQSCTFIDYILAEEQSAQSNDGPVRRLSQRVKLLLQCLPGKFAMLPAMVAYVQEYERRESTSRHTPLERTSVGKLFLKQLYLNLPPMKFILPTVGSDLYQSDMRNEPGGCVADKFTYYIVTTIASLNNPRDFQTMSAEMELIVRKLAASHPTLLLRQLSVLSALLQGRAHMDLHVLRSEYHFHLFHQVMGILELLAPLVYRDCYREGLQNGLDCFFQLLKHHGTFKESYTLIYRFVEFLQAYIGANPATAIAFVEQYSDVLIDLAHQHFDLHALQQLVQGLSMLRHTTGGASMRKHSSGGGILADLDQLAASAATYEGSMSDSRAIVDGGETSGGKPPGSNAAVGLMLAPAIRNDLLPTHWTELVAVLRSRDIDEISIPLMELDALSVKRPALLEDIFDDVIRFVQHPSPTTRQMAHNLVTRWLKQNPGSVSSNGTALTAFVQCLNHEDVTVVHSALDKTTEYTLCLQEHTPQILAAVFELGIGSRINTYNALRRVVQALKKQHAC from the coding sequence ATGGATCGGGGCAAATCGGGACCGGGCATTCGGTCCACCAAGAAGCAACAGCTAAGCCACCCCCAGGCGGAGCTGTACGCACTTGGGTCGAAATCATCCGTCGGTGGTTCGCGAGGTGACGATGCAAAGTCTCGGGTCGTCGTGGGGGGTGTCGTGTCGGACCGCAAGCGGGAAGCCACCTCCTCGTTGGCCATGGGCAGTGGCAGTGGTCCGGCGTCGGCAAAAAAGATCAAGCTTGCTTCCGGCGCGAGTGCGTCGATGGTGGGTGGCAGCAGCTCCGGGCTGGCCGGTGTGTCAGGTGTCGGTACGAGCAAAATCTCCTCCGGCGGGGACAGttccagctccagcagcatACTGGAGTACTGGGAGCAGTGTGCGATGGAGTGTGAATCGGTGGATCTGGCCTCAACCGTGCTGTCGGCCATCGAGCAGCAGGACAGTGACAGCGTGGTGGGGTACATCTGCGGAGCGATAAAGCTGCTCATATCGCCCAAATCGAAATCGGAATCCGTTCTATCACTTTCGCTGTCGTATTTGGCCCGACTGCGGCCGCATCTGTTCTGCAACGAAACGATCACATCGGCCCTGATCGCCGTGCTCAAGCGGGACAGCGGCGGGAACGCGTTCAAGGGCCGCAACAACCCGACGATGCACATTTTGGCGTGCAATCTGCTCGCGCGAGGCTACAGCGACAAGAAACAGTGGCCGGAAAGCTTCATCCGCACGTACATTGACGACGCGATCAATGACCGTGTGTGGGTGGACTACGAGGAGTGTGCACCGTTCACGGACAATATTGTGGCGGCGTTCGGCACAAAGATTCCCCCGAAGTGGATGCTGCAGCCGGAGCTGAGTACGCTGAATCCGACGACACGGGACGGCACGCTGCCGGATGACGAGCACTCCACGGACAGTGGCATGTTTGGCGATGCGCTGGGCAAAGATCCGGACGCAAACCCGCCACGCTTTGCGCACATGCGCGAACAGCTCGAGCGCATGGTAATGGATGCGGTGAAGGATCAGCTGAACCGACGCCAGGGGCCCGACTGTTCTACGAAGAACTTTCTACGCTTTCTGTCGCTCACGTGCGGCATACTGGAGGTGAGGGCGTTCGTCGTTCCGCGGCTCGAAATGTGGATTCACAACGGCAAGCTGGTGAAGCCGGTACAGGAACTGCTAACGTTTCTGTGCTACAACGTGACCGGCCAGAGCCCCAAGGAGCACGAGGTGCTGTCGAATCTGGCCAAGGTGCGACTGAAATCGAAACCACTGATCAACATCTTCATGATCGGGCTGAAGGAAATGATCAACTGTCAGCCGGAAATTCTGACTCCGCTGCTGAAGTACGTCGTGCAGAACGAGCTGTCCAATGCGCGCAACCCCAACAACATGGGCATGCTGGCGATGATGTTCCAGACCAAGCCGACCGAATCGGCCGCCAACCTGGCGGAGATCTATCAGGAGTTTCTGCTGCAGCGGGAAGATGTGTTGCGCACTTTGCGCTTCTTCCTTCGCGAGCTCGTCAAAATGCTTCGCTACGACATCAATTTGACCGTGTTTTGCAAGATGCTGCTACAGAACCGGGCGGACCTAACCCCGCAGATTGCGAGCTCGGAGTTTCGCGATCGGATCTTCCACTCGATCGTCGATCTCGTGTGTCTGTGCATGTTCCTTTCCGTGTCGCCCCAGATCCGGGAAGCGAACGTGTCGATCCGCAGTGGCCGCGAGACGAAAGGCTCAAGCGCACTGAGCGCGTTCTATCAACAGCAATCGATCATACAGGATCAAGCACTGGCCTGGATGAAGGATGTGGTGCCGCGCGTTTACAAACCAATTTCCGCGAACGATTACAAAGCCGCCCTGCAcaagctactgctgctggattCGCCCGAAGCGTACGCTAAAGGTGACCAATGGCCGCCGGAACCGGAGCGAGCGCCGCTACTCCGCATGGTGTCCGAGATTCCGCTGCAGGAGAACCTGATGCTGTGCATACTGCTGATAGGCATTGAGAAGGAGATTCCCTTCTCGATACAGGACACGATGGAGATTACGGAGCAGCTGGTGCGCAGGGCGGGATCACTGCGCCACATGGACTATCCGCCGCTGGAGATAACGGATCTGAAGATCATCGAGCTGCTGTTCAAGATGTCCGAGTACCACCATCCGGACAATATCGTGCTGCCGTCGAACTACGAGCCGCCCAATCTGGCCATCTCATCGCTGTACTGGAAAACGTGGATCATTCTGCTGCTCATCTCGGCGCACAATCCCTCCTCGTTCGGGTCGTTCTGCTGGGAGCAGTACCCGATGTTGCGCCTCCTGATGGAAATGTGCATCACCAACCAGATTGGGCCGCCGAAACCGAGCGAAGAAGAGctggcggtggcaacgctcgaGAAGGCGCAGATACTGGAGTTTGAGAACCATCTCGCCTCGAACCCGATCACGGAGCAAAACAGCTTGCTGCTGTCGCAGCTGATACTGATGGACCCGCGGGGTGTGGCGCGCCGTCCGCCGAACCCTGTGCTGGACCAGATACAGCAGCTCAACGTAAGCCACCGGTTGGGCCATCTGCTGTGTCGCAGCCGTAAGCCGGACCTGCTGCTCGAGATCATCCAGCGCCAGGGAACGTCCCAGTCGATGCCGTGGTTGGCGGATTTGGTACAAAACTCCGAGGGTGACTTCAATCACCTCCCagtgcagtgtttgtgcgagtTTTTGCTTGCCAACTCCGGCTCGGTCATTGTGGAGGCAAGCCGGGAGGCGGAACTGCTTCTCTACCTGCAGCGCGTCCTGCAGGATGAAACGGGCGAGCATCAGATGATGATCGGCGAGGTGCTGGAGTACTTCCTGCGCCGTTTGTCTTCGTTTTCGAGCGCATCGCGCCAGTCCGCCATTCGGGGGCTGAAGTTGCTGCTGAAGGTGTTCCAGGAGGAGCACGATCCGGGCGCTACCGTCCCGATCGAGGCGAACAATGGCGACTGGCTGCTGCGCTACCTGCCCATGATACCGCACTTCCCGTACGTGCGGCCGAGCGTGATCGTGCAGCTGCGGGCCGCCTGCCAGGTGGAGAACATCCCCGAGCTGGTGATGGTGTACATTCAGTTCGTGGCCGCGCACAGCGCAATGGACGGGGAGGAAGCGATGCTCGAGCACGTGATGGACATGTCGCATCTGATCGTGGAGCGGACGACCGTGTTTGCGAACATTATACCGACGCTGGCGGACCCGAGCGAGCAGCGGATACAGACGCTCAACTGTCTGTTCGTGATGTTTAACAACTTTCTGATCAAGCTGCGCGATGCGAAGGTGATACCGCACGCGTTCACCGAGTATCCGGACCTGCTGCTGGTACAGTTTGCCGACGAGAGCCAGTGTCACATCCATCTGAACATCATTCAAGCGTTCGTGATTCTTCTCACGCACTCTTCTTTTATTTCCGTGGCGGGTCAAATACTGGACTATTGGTTCCCGGAGGGAGCACCCCCGCCGCAAGCCTTCACGGTGGACGGTTCCGAGCCGGTCTGTATCCTTCCCGACTGGCTGAAGCTGAAGATGATCCGCAGCAACGTCGAGCGACTGGTTGATGCCGCCCTGCAGGGACTGACGCCCGATCAGATTGTGCTGTTCGTGCAGAACTTTGGCACACCGATCAGCTCGATGTCGAAGCTGTTGGCTCTGCTCGATCGTGCCGTGATCGTGCAGTACGAAGCGGTTAATGCCGCCATCCTCAACAAGAGCTACCTTGCGCAGCTGATCGAGATACAGCAGGCACGGGGTGCTAAGAATGGCCACATCTCGGTGGAAGCGCTCGAGCTGCTACCGCAACAGTTGGCGGCCGGTGGCGAGCAAAAGATGTCGATCGATGACGAGAAGGACGTGAAACCCTCCCTGGGGACATCGGCGGAAGGCAGCGTGATGGAAGCGTACCGCATTGAGCTGCTGCCCGCGTCGAACTCTTCCACCGACGGACGTCGCTCGGTGTCGTCCGATGCGCGACCAGCTTCCGGCTCGAAGACGAAAGAGATCGAGGAAGCGGTCGAGTTGGTGCTTTCCTGTGCGCTGAAGTTTAACCGCCCCGCCATGGCCAAGTATCGCAAACTGATCCAACGGTTGATGAACTCCGCCTCCAAGTCGCAGGAATACGCTGCCAACAAATCGATCGCTTATCTGGGCCGCCTGCTGAAGAGCCAGCAGGGCCAGGGCTTGATCAAGGGGCTGGTGCAGAACTCGCAGATCGTGTGCTTCTTCCGGGCGCTGCTCGAAACGCCGCTGGAAAAGTTCGAAAACCTCAACTATCTGCTGCACGTGCTGGATGAGATCATACGCTGTGTGAATCCGGCCTCGAACACGGTACTGCTGGAGGTGCTGGTGAGCAAGCGGGCTCAGCTGATTCGTCACGCGCAGAAAGAATCGGGCGGTGTGGCGAACGGTGCCGGAGCAGGAGGGAAGCATGATGCATCGGTGGGAAGTAGCAGCAGTGCTGCATTCGGAAGCGATTTGTTGCAAGTGCTCTCGACGACGCGCAGTGCCGATGTGGAGCGGAAAGGCATGCAGCAGCTGTGGCGTACGAGCCGCGAAGGGTTGATCAGTGTCGCTTCCACCATGCTGAAGGGCAACGGAATCAAGCGGGATGTGGTGGACGGTGAAAGAGAGCTGGAGGGTGGTAACAAGTGTGGTCTGCTGGTGGATTGGGTGGCCGATGCGGACTCGGAGCTGATACGCGTCAACAAGGAGCAGCAGATGGAGCTGCTGTTTAGCCGGAGTCTTTCAAACTCGCGCCCGTATCTTCTGTCCCTCATGTCGCATCAGGCGAGCTGGGCAACACTCTACCAAACGGTGGATTTACTGATGGGATCGTTCAATGCAGAGTACGATCCTACCTCGGTGCTCGACTTTATCGACACACTCACGCGCAATCCTCGCCTTTGGCAGGGTCGCGATAAGGCCGTACCGAAGCATGAACAGATCGAGTACATTGTAACGCTTACCGCGCCACAATCGTGCACCTTTATCGATTACATACTGGCGGAGGAGCAAAGCGCCCAATCCAACGACGGTCCAGTTCGACGCTTGAGCCAACGcgtgaagctgctgctgcagtgttTGCCGGGCAAGTTTGCGATGCTACCGGCAATGGTGGCGTACGTGCAAGAGTACGAACGACGCGAGAGCACGTCCCGCCACACCCCATTAGAGCGCACTTCGGTGGGTAAACTGTTTTTGAAACAACTCTACCTAAACCTGCCCCCGATGAAGTTCATCCTGCCGACCGTCGGTTCGGACCTGTATCAGTCCGACATGCGCAACGAGCCCGGCGGATGTGTGGCGGACAAGTTTACGTACTACATCGTCACGACCATTGCGTCGCTGAACAATCCGCGCGACTTCCAAACGATGTCCGCCGAGATGGAGCTGATCGTGCGGAAGCTGGCCGCATCACACccgacgctgctgctgcgccagcTGTCCGTACTGTCGGCACTGCTGCAGGGCCGGGCGCACATGGATTTGCACGTGCTGCGGTCGGAGTATCACTTCCACCTGTTCCATCAGGTGATGGGCATTTTGGAGCTGCTGGCACCGCTCGTCTACCGGGACTGCTACCGGGAGGGGCTGCAGAACGGGTTGGATTGCTTCTTCCAGCTGCTGAAACATCACGGTACGTTTAAGGAAAGCTACACCCTCATCTACCGGTTCGTGGAGTTCCTGCAGGCGTACATCGGGGCCAACCCGGCGACGGCGATCGCTTTCGTGGAGCAGTACAGCGACGTTCTGATCGATCTCGCCCATCAGCACTTTGATCTGCACGCGCTGCAGCAACTGGTGCAGGGGCTTTCGATGCTACGGCACACGACGGGCGGCGCCTCGATGAGGAAGCACTCCTCCGGGGGAGGCATTCTGGCCGACCTCGATCAGCTGGCAGCGAGCGCAGCAACGTACGAAGGCTCGATGAGCGATAGTCGTGCGATAGTCGATGGAGGAGAAACGTCCGGTGGAAAGCCGCCCGGTAGCAATGCAGCAGTGGGACTCATGCTTGCGCCCGCCATCCGGAACGACTTGCTGCCCACGCACTGGACGGAGCTGGTTGCGGTGCTGCGGTCGCGAGATATCGATGAAATTTCCATCCCACTAATGGAGCTGGACGCACTGTCCGTGAAGCGGCCCGCCCTGCTCGAGGACATCTTCGACGATGTGATCCGGTTCGTGCAGCATCCATCACCGACGACGCGCCAGATGGCTCACAATCTGGTGACACGCTGGCTGAAGCAAAACCCGGGCAGTGTTAGCTCGAACGGGACGGCACTGACGGCGTTCGTGCAGTGCCTGAACCACGAGGACGTGACGGTGGTGCACAGTGCGCTGGACAAGACAACGGAGTACACGCTGTGCCTGCAGGAGCACACGCCCCAGATACTGGCGGCGGTGTTCGAGCTGGGCATCGGCAGCCGCATCAACACGTACAATGCGCTGCGACGAGTCGTTCAGGCGCTCAAGAAGCAGCATGCCTGCTAA